Proteins encoded within one genomic window of Pithys albifrons albifrons isolate INPA30051 chromosome 9, PitAlb_v1, whole genome shotgun sequence:
- the CISD1 gene encoding CDGSH iron-sulfur domain-containing protein 1: MGPGQSGGVRVEWIAAVSLAAGAAAVGYLAYKKILSKDKCCKAMVNPHIQKDNPKVVHAFDMEDLGDKAVYCRCWRSKKFPLCDGSHTKHNEETGDNVGPLIIKRKEA, encoded by the exons ATGGGGCCGGGGCAGAGCGGCGGCGTGCGGG TGGAGTGGATTGCTGCAGTCTCCTtagctgctggagcagctgctgttggGTATCTTGCTtacaaaaaaattctctctAAAGACAAATGCTGCAAAGCAATGGTGAATCCCCATATCCAGAAGGACAACCCCAAGGTAGTCCACGCATTTGATATGGAAGATCTGGGAGACAAGGCTGTGTACTGTCGTTGTTGGAGGTCTAAGAAG tTCCCGCTGTGTGATGGTTCTCACACAAAGCACAACGAGGAAACTGGTGACAACGTTGGGCCTCTGATCATCAAGAGGAAGGAGGCATAG
- the UBE2D1 gene encoding ubiquitin-conjugating enzyme E2 D1 isoform X1 — MALKRIQKELSDLQRDPPAHCSAGPVGDDLFHWQATIMGPPDSAYQGGVFFLTVHFPTDYPFKPPKIAFTTKIYHPNINSNGSICLDILRSQWSPALTVSKVLLSICSLLCDPNPDDPLVPDIAQIYKSDKEKYNRHAREWTQKYAM; from the exons ATGGCGCTGAAGCGGATACAGAAA GAACTCAGTGACCTGCAGCGAGACCCCCCGGCTCACTGTTCCGCCGGACCTGTTGGAGATGACT TGTTTCACTGGCAAGCAACTATTATGGGACCT CCTGACAGTGCATATCAAGGGGGTGTGTTTTTTCTCACTGTACACTTTCCAACAGACTATCCTTTCAAACCACCAAAA aTTGCTTTTACAACAAAAATATATCACCCAAACATAAACAGTAATGGGAGTATTTGTCTTGATATCCTGAGATCACAGTGGTCACCAGCTCTGACTGTATCTAAAG ttttattGTCCATATGCTCCTTACTTTGTGATCCTAATCCGGATGATCCTTTAGTACCAGATATTGCACAGATCTACAAGTCAGACAAGGAAAA